A single genomic interval of Antarcticibacterium arcticum harbors:
- a CDS encoding YceI family protein, which yields MTTKFLKGTTALAIILTTFAFTNPIKKSIDVNTSKVTWVGEKVTGSHNGTITLKEGHFNIEDGVPVGGEFVMNMTSIEVTDLSGENKGKLEGHLKSDDFFGVTTYPTSKLVITKISKKSNGVYGVVGKLTIKNETHPITFDLNWKENSASTNLTIDRSKYNVRYGSGSFFDNLGDNTIYDNFDLAVNLKF from the coding sequence ATGACAACAAAATTTTTGAAAGGAACAACTGCATTAGCCATTATTTTAACCACTTTCGCCTTCACTAACCCAATTAAAAAATCCATTGATGTAAATACCAGTAAGGTTACCTGGGTTGGAGAAAAAGTAACCGGGTCACACAATGGGACTATCACTTTAAAGGAAGGACATTTCAATATTGAAGATGGGGTTCCCGTAGGTGGAGAATTTGTAATGAATATGACTTCAATTGAGGTCACTGACCTAAGTGGAGAAAATAAAGGGAAACTTGAAGGGCACCTAAAATCTGATGATTTTTTTGGTGTAACCACCTATCCCACTTCTAAATTGGTGATTACCAAGATCTCTAAAAAGAGTAATGGTGTATATGGAGTTGTGGGTAAGCTTACTATTAAAAATGAAACCCATCCCATCACTTTTGACCTAAACTGGAAAGAGAATTCTGCCTCCACTAATTTAACTATTGACAGGTCAAAATATAATGTGCGTTACGGGTCCGGTAGTTTCTTTGATAATCTTGGAGATAATACCATCTATGACAATTTTGACCTTGCGGTTAATTTAAAATTTTAA
- a CDS encoding MarR family winged helix-turn-helix transcriptional regulator, whose product MKVEEILKTKNPLPVEKKLAINLVLSTNRATSLMAESLKPFDISIPQFNVLRILRGQQGKPANLSTIQDRMVNQMSNTSRLIDKLLEKELVERTICEENRRKIEVFITATGMELLKKIDPVIADSEHRISQNLTKMEIEKLNHLLEKLRA is encoded by the coding sequence ATGAAAGTTGAAGAGATATTAAAAACCAAAAACCCTTTGCCTGTTGAAAAGAAACTGGCAATAAATCTTGTACTTTCAACTAACCGTGCAACTTCTTTAATGGCAGAATCTTTAAAACCTTTTGACATTTCCATTCCGCAATTTAACGTTTTAAGGATCCTAAGGGGGCAACAAGGGAAACCGGCCAATCTTAGCACTATTCAGGATAGAATGGTAAATCAAATGAGTAATACTTCGAGACTTATAGATAAGTTGCTTGAAAAAGAGTTGGTCGAACGTACCATATGTGAAGAGAATCGCAGGAAAATTGAAGTCTTTATCACAGCTACAGGGATGGAACTTTTAAAAAAAATTGATCCTGTTATTGCAGATAGCGAACACAGAATTTCTCAAAATCTTACTAAAATGGAAATTGAAAAACTTAATCACCTTCTTGAAAAGCTAAGAGCATAA
- a CDS encoding rhodanese-like domain-containing protein: MKNLTQEQWKDALEKDENAFILDVRTEEEFIEGFIPEAKNLDIYKGQDFLNEVEKLDKNKNYYVYCRSGARSSQACALMNQQGIENAYNLMGGITEWEGEIAHQ; the protein is encoded by the coding sequence ATGAAAAATTTGACCCAGGAACAATGGAAGGACGCATTGGAAAAGGATGAAAATGCTTTTATCCTCGATGTTAGAACAGAAGAAGAATTTATTGAAGGTTTCATTCCCGAAGCTAAAAATTTGGATATTTATAAAGGTCAGGATTTTCTAAATGAAGTGGAAAAACTAGATAAGAATAAGAATTATTATGTTTACTGCCGTTCAGGGGCACGCAGTTCCCAGGCCTGTGCTTTGATGAATCAACAAGGTATTGAAAATGCATATAACCTGATGGGTGGAATAACCGAATGGGAGGGTGAAATAGCTCATCAATAG